One window of the Conexibacter sp. SYSU D00693 genome contains the following:
- a CDS encoding pyridoxamine 5'-phosphate oxidase family protein yields MGRTYEELDATWQRWIAKQPVFFVGTAPLAGDGHVNVSPKGPIGSFAVRGPREVAYLDVRGSGAETAAHLRENGRIVIMFCAFQGPPRILRLHGRGEVVDWEDPRFEELAAGLEAPGVPESRRSVVRVDVTRIADSCGYTLPLLEHAGDREHYDKHARKRLATLGADGMAARTRKQNAVSLDGLPAFG; encoded by the coding sequence ATGGGTCGCACGTACGAGGAGCTCGACGCCACCTGGCAGCGCTGGATCGCGAAGCAGCCCGTGTTCTTCGTGGGCACGGCGCCCCTGGCGGGCGACGGCCACGTCAACGTGTCGCCGAAGGGCCCCATCGGCTCCTTCGCCGTGCGCGGTCCGCGCGAGGTCGCCTACCTCGACGTCCGCGGCAGCGGGGCGGAGACCGCCGCGCACCTGCGCGAGAACGGGCGCATCGTGATCATGTTCTGCGCCTTCCAGGGCCCGCCCCGGATCCTGCGCCTCCACGGCCGCGGCGAGGTCGTGGACTGGGAGGACCCCCGCTTCGAGGAGCTCGCCGCCGGGCTCGAGGCGCCTGGGGTCCCGGAGTCCCGTCGCTCCGTCGTGCGCGTCGACGTGACGCGGATCGCCGACTCCTGCGGCTACACCCTGCCGCTGCTCGAGCACGCGGGCGACCGCGAGCACTACGACAAGCACGCGCGCAAGCGCCTGGCGACGCTGGGCGCTGACGGGATGGCGGCGCGGACGCGCAAGCAGAACGCGGTGAGCTTGGACGGGCTGCCGGCGTTCGGCTAG
- a CDS encoding bifunctional nuclease family protein: MQEMVIYGVSFDMVGKQPIVLLKTVDSNKFLPIWIGHPEAAAILMKLQGATTPRPMTHDLLCDMLGELDARCTQVAVTELRDNTFFASITLTVGGREVEIDSRPSDALALAVRAGAPIFAAEEVIAESAIEFEHEVEDTEEVVDKFKEFLDQVTPEDFAGDS, translated from the coding sequence GTGCAGGAGATGGTCATCTACGGCGTGAGCTTCGACATGGTCGGCAAGCAGCCGATCGTGCTGCTCAAGACCGTTGACAGCAACAAGTTCCTGCCGATCTGGATCGGCCACCCGGAGGCTGCCGCGATCCTGATGAAGCTCCAGGGGGCCACGACGCCGCGCCCGATGACGCACGACCTCCTGTGCGACATGCTGGGCGAGCTCGACGCGCGCTGCACCCAGGTCGCGGTGACCGAGCTGCGCGACAACACGTTCTTCGCGTCCATCACCCTCACCGTCGGCGGGCGCGAGGTGGAGATCGACTCCCGGCCCAGCGACGCGCTCGCGCTCGCCGTGCGCGCCGGCGCGCCGATCTTCGCCGCCGAGGAGGTCATCGCCGAGTCCGCGATCGAGTTCGAGCACGAGGTCGAGGACACGGAGGAGGTCGTGGACAAGTTCAAGGAGTTCCTCGACCAGGTGACCCCCGAGGACTTCGCCGGCGACTCCTAG
- a CDS encoding D-alanine--D-alanine ligase — protein MTKVCVLKGGRSLERQVSLRSGARVEDALERLGHHVCGIDVGPGLVRELRELAPDVCFVALHGRDGEDGTVQELLEVLGLPYTGSGVSGCIRSADKVLAKHEMLDAGLPTPDFVSFTETAFKELGASEALAAIEERLAFPLVVKPADQGSAFGIRYAEDAAAVPGALVAAFSYSRKVLLERHVEGRDLAVSILGDEALPIVEAVPIDSRYDFEARYEIGRTEFVCPADLGGDVTARAQELALAVHRRLGCRDVSRVDLLLEEATGELTVLEANVVPGMTATSLLPQAADAAGLGFDEMVGRLVELALGRHAAA, from the coding sequence ATGACGAAGGTCTGCGTCCTCAAGGGCGGTCGCTCGCTCGAGCGCCAGGTCTCCCTGCGGTCGGGCGCCCGCGTCGAGGACGCGCTGGAGCGCCTGGGCCACCACGTGTGCGGCATCGACGTCGGGCCGGGGCTCGTGCGCGAGCTGCGCGAGCTCGCGCCCGACGTCTGCTTCGTCGCGCTGCACGGCCGCGACGGCGAGGACGGGACGGTGCAGGAGCTGCTCGAGGTCCTCGGGCTCCCCTACACCGGCTCGGGCGTCTCGGGCTGCATCCGCAGCGCCGACAAGGTCCTGGCCAAGCACGAGATGCTCGACGCGGGGCTGCCGACGCCCGACTTCGTCTCGTTCACCGAGACGGCGTTCAAGGAGCTCGGGGCCTCCGAGGCGCTCGCCGCGATCGAGGAGCGCCTGGCGTTCCCGCTGGTCGTCAAGCCCGCCGACCAGGGCAGCGCGTTCGGCATCCGCTACGCCGAGGACGCCGCCGCCGTCCCCGGGGCGCTCGTGGCGGCGTTCTCGTACTCGCGCAAGGTCCTGCTCGAGCGCCACGTCGAGGGGCGCGACCTCGCGGTCTCCATCCTCGGCGACGAGGCGCTGCCGATCGTCGAGGCCGTGCCGATCGACTCGCGCTACGACTTCGAGGCGCGCTACGAGATCGGGCGCACCGAGTTCGTCTGCCCCGCCGACCTCGGCGGCGACGTCACGGCGCGCGCGCAGGAGCTCGCGCTGGCGGTGCACCGGCGCCTGGGCTGCCGGGACGTCTCACGCGTGGACCTCCTGCTCGAGGAGGCCACCGGCGAGCTGACGGTCCTCGAGGCCAACGTCGTGCCCGGCATGACCGCCACGAGCCTGCTGCCCCAGGCCGCGGACGCCGCGGGCCTGGGCTTCGACGAGATGGTCGGGCGGCTCGTCGAGCTCGCGCTCGGCCGCCACGCTGCCGCGTAG
- a CDS encoding PLP-dependent aminotransferase family protein, translating to MTDDLSGGPRPKGRSARDLERYAGLFASRTRVMKSSAMRDLMALTERPEVISLAGGLPDTSTFPAEDFAAIMAKVAVDSSAAALQYGPTEGLGRVKDVIAHVMAAEGTKVDTGDVLVTTGGQQVIDLVCKTLLDPGDVVVAEAPTYPGAIPSFCAYQADVVQVEMDDDGMRIDVLEETLERLDREGRTPKFIYTIPSFQNPAGVTMSLERRKRLVEIAHARELLVLEDNPYGLLRYEGEPLPTLRTLDGGEFVIYLGTFSKILSAGLRLGWAVAPGPVLQKMNLGKQGADLCSSSLTQYFVAQYFAEGRWEPYLAQLKQLYRRRRDVMLDALAEHFPAEATWTRPQGGLFVWATLPDAIDTTDLLVRALTRNVAFVPGRGAFMDGRGGASMRINFSGVPDDDIREGVRRIGEVVAEQLELFGSISGTRPAGGGKRPQAEQRRDEAGMADVLRLPRRRANG from the coding sequence ATGACGGACGACCTCTCCGGCGGTCCGCGTCCGAAGGGGCGTTCTGCCCGCGACCTCGAGCGGTATGCGGGCCTCTTCGCCTCGCGGACGCGGGTCATGAAGTCCTCGGCGATGCGCGACCTGATGGCCCTGACCGAGCGGCCCGAGGTCATCTCGCTCGCCGGCGGCCTGCCCGACACCTCGACGTTCCCGGCCGAGGACTTCGCGGCGATCATGGCCAAGGTCGCCGTCGACTCCAGCGCGGCGGCGCTCCAGTACGGCCCGACCGAGGGCCTGGGCCGCGTCAAGGACGTCATCGCCCACGTCATGGCCGCGGAGGGCACGAAGGTCGACACGGGCGACGTGCTCGTCACGACCGGCGGCCAGCAGGTCATCGACCTCGTCTGCAAGACGCTGCTGGACCCGGGCGACGTGGTGGTCGCCGAGGCCCCGACCTACCCGGGCGCCATCCCGTCGTTCTGCGCCTACCAGGCCGACGTCGTGCAGGTGGAGATGGACGACGACGGCATGCGCATCGACGTGCTCGAGGAGACCCTCGAGCGCCTCGACCGCGAGGGCCGCACGCCGAAGTTCATCTACACGATCCCGAGCTTCCAGAACCCGGCCGGCGTGACGATGTCGCTCGAGCGCCGCAAGCGCCTCGTCGAGATCGCCCACGCGCGCGAGCTGCTGGTCCTCGAGGACAACCCGTACGGCCTGCTGCGCTACGAGGGCGAGCCGCTGCCGACGCTGCGCACGCTCGACGGCGGCGAGTTCGTCATCTACCTCGGGACGTTCTCCAAGATCCTCAGCGCGGGCCTGCGCCTGGGCTGGGCGGTGGCGCCCGGGCCGGTGCTGCAGAAGATGAACCTCGGCAAGCAGGGCGCCGACCTCTGCTCGTCCTCGCTGACGCAGTACTTCGTGGCCCAGTACTTCGCCGAGGGTCGCTGGGAGCCGTACCTCGCCCAGCTCAAGCAGCTCTACCGCCGCCGGCGCGACGTGATGCTCGACGCGCTGGCCGAGCACTTCCCCGCCGAGGCGACGTGGACGCGGCCGCAGGGCGGCCTGTTCGTGTGGGCGACGCTGCCCGACGCGATCGACACCACCGACCTCCTGGTGCGCGCGCTCACGCGCAACGTCGCGTTCGTCCCCGGGCGGGGGGCGTTCATGGACGGCCGCGGCGGCGCGTCGATGCGCATCAACTTCTCCGGGGTGCCCGACGACGACATCCGCGAGGGCGTGCGCCGCATCGGCGAGGTCGTCGCGGAGCAGCTCGAGCTCTTCGGCTCGATCTCCGGGACGCGTCCGGCGGGCGGCGGGAAGCGCCCGCAGGCCGAGCAGCGGCGCGACGAGGCCGGGATGGCCGACGTGCTGCGCCTGCCGCGCCGCCGCGCGAACGGATGA
- a CDS encoding DUF4126 family protein: protein MNLILDLLTGLGLAACCGLSPFLPALVAGGLAAGDVGVDFDGTALSFLEEPWFLALMAVLFVAGVVVRVQRPALAAQVGVFGITVGALLFGATLDDSQDTWFYGLVLGALVAAGSYVVARSLFERVRERFSRAGDQSAAAALPVYAEGTGLVGAALSVLLPPVSLLLVGFLAVLGARQRGREGQKYAGLRILR from the coding sequence ATGAACCTCATCCTCGACCTGCTCACCGGCCTCGGCCTCGCAGCGTGCTGCGGCCTCAGCCCCTTCCTCCCGGCGCTCGTCGCGGGCGGCCTGGCCGCCGGCGACGTCGGCGTGGACTTCGACGGCACCGCGCTGTCGTTCCTCGAGGAGCCCTGGTTCCTCGCCCTGATGGCGGTCCTCTTCGTCGCCGGGGTCGTGGTGCGCGTGCAGCGCCCCGCGCTCGCCGCGCAGGTCGGCGTCTTCGGCATCACCGTCGGCGCGCTGCTGTTCGGGGCGACGCTCGACGACAGCCAGGACACGTGGTTCTACGGCCTGGTCCTCGGGGCGCTCGTCGCCGCCGGCTCCTACGTCGTGGCGCGCTCGCTCTTCGAGCGGGTGCGCGAGCGCTTCTCGCGGGCCGGGGACCAGTCCGCCGCGGCCGCGCTGCCGGTCTACGCCGAGGGCACCGGCCTGGTCGGCGCCGCGCTGTCGGTCCTGCTGCCGCCCGTCTCGCTGCTGCTGGTCGGCTTCCTGGCGGTGCTCGGCGCCCGCCAGCGCGGCCGCGAGGGCCAGAAGTACGCGGGGCTGCGGATCCTGCGGTGA
- a CDS encoding alkaline phosphatase family protein, translated as MSSPHPPKLVLAVIDGCKPSELDRAVAAGTAPTIAAVIERGTVVRESCAAFPSVTPVCATSIATGTLQDHHRIPSMNWFHRGERRYVEYGSSLRAAMRLGVAQQLTDTVYNLNGKHLAEDCETVFESLDDAGVRTAGTTYLVYRGRHQHEVARDTPFARVAGLAFKRPVQGPKELFYADVFASRETGCRSQLGKPGVRDRHSGCVSAWLAARDLFDFLLLSLPDNDTHSHKHGSDAQAESIAWADRELARVADASGGLERFLDGHAVVVAADHSHADVERTVALPDVFADFAVAGARGRRMEDAEVALCPAQRSAMVYGLVEAGRGRLVPRLVEAARAADGVDVVAWRDEDGWCAAASGRGGEPVRFRRATGEGGVRDARGTRWELEGDLDALALHRDGDVVDGPTYPQALRRLEAALHCPTSGDVLLSAAPTWEFLDWGGAHHVGGGSHGSLHHSDSLGALAFCGVEPPPGHTGAWSITDVAPMVRAHFGVTPYPGAG; from the coding sequence GTGAGCTCGCCGCACCCGCCTAAGCTCGTCCTCGCCGTCATCGACGGCTGCAAGCCCTCCGAGCTCGACCGCGCGGTGGCCGCGGGCACCGCTCCGACCATCGCCGCGGTCATCGAGCGCGGGACGGTCGTGCGCGAGTCGTGCGCCGCGTTCCCGTCGGTCACCCCGGTCTGCGCGACGTCGATCGCCACCGGGACGCTGCAGGACCACCATCGCATCCCGTCGATGAACTGGTTCCACCGCGGCGAGCGCCGCTACGTGGAGTACGGCTCGTCGCTGCGCGCCGCGATGCGCCTCGGCGTCGCCCAGCAGCTCACCGACACCGTCTACAACCTCAACGGCAAGCACCTCGCCGAGGACTGCGAGACGGTCTTCGAGAGCCTCGACGACGCCGGCGTGCGCACCGCGGGCACGACCTACCTCGTCTACCGCGGCCGCCACCAGCACGAGGTCGCGCGCGACACGCCGTTCGCCCGGGTCGCCGGCCTCGCGTTCAAGCGCCCGGTGCAGGGCCCGAAGGAGCTCTTCTACGCCGACGTCTTCGCCAGCCGCGAGACGGGCTGTCGCTCCCAGCTGGGCAAGCCGGGCGTGCGCGACCGCCACTCGGGCTGCGTGAGCGCCTGGCTCGCCGCGCGCGACCTCTTCGACTTCCTGCTGCTGTCGCTGCCTGACAACGACACGCACTCGCACAAGCACGGCTCCGACGCCCAGGCCGAGTCGATCGCCTGGGCCGACCGCGAGCTCGCGCGCGTCGCCGACGCCTCCGGCGGGCTCGAGCGCTTCCTCGACGGCCACGCGGTCGTCGTCGCCGCCGACCACTCCCACGCCGACGTCGAGCGCACGGTCGCGCTGCCCGACGTCTTCGCCGACTTCGCCGTGGCGGGCGCCCGCGGCCGGCGCATGGAGGACGCCGAGGTCGCGCTCTGCCCGGCGCAGCGCAGCGCGATGGTCTACGGGCTGGTCGAAGCCGGACGCGGGCGGCTCGTGCCGCGGCTCGTCGAGGCGGCGCGCGCGGCGGACGGCGTCGACGTGGTGGCCTGGCGCGACGAGGACGGCTGGTGCGCCGCGGCGAGCGGCCGCGGCGGAGAGCCGGTGCGCTTCCGTCGGGCGACCGGCGAGGGCGGGGTGCGCGACGCGCGCGGGACGCGCTGGGAGCTCGAGGGCGACCTCGACGCGCTGGCCCTGCACCGCGACGGCGACGTCGTCGACGGCCCGACCTACCCGCAGGCGCTGCGGCGCCTCGAGGCCGCGCTGCACTGCCCGACCTCGGGCGACGTGCTGCTCAGCGCCGCGCCGACCTGGGAGTTCCTGGACTGGGGCGGCGCGCACCACGTGGGCGGCGGCAGCCACGGCTCCCTGCACCACTCCGACTCGCTCGGGGCGCTCGCGTTCTGCGGCGTCGAGCCACCGCCGGGCCACACGGGTGCCTGGTCGATCACCGACGTGGCGCCCATGGTCCGCGCCCACTTCGGCGTGACGCCGTACCCTGGGGCCGGATGA
- a CDS encoding GtrA family protein, whose translation MTDESAAVDVRLHHRVRLGLRKPANWLELVRFGVVGASGYAVNLAVFALMVHSAGADYRVAAVTAWLVAVANNFFWNRRWTFRAHDGHAGFQAARFLAVSVAAFVVNLAVLELLVAGFDMAEVPAQAIAIVVATPCNFLGNKLWSFAR comes from the coding sequence ATGACGGACGAGAGCGCCGCCGTCGACGTGCGTCTGCACCACCGTGTCCGGCTCGGGCTGCGCAAGCCCGCGAACTGGCTCGAGCTCGTGCGCTTCGGCGTCGTGGGCGCGAGCGGCTACGCCGTGAACCTCGCGGTGTTCGCGCTCATGGTCCACAGCGCCGGCGCGGACTACCGCGTCGCCGCGGTGACCGCCTGGCTGGTGGCGGTGGCCAACAACTTCTTCTGGAACCGCCGCTGGACCTTCCGGGCCCACGACGGCCACGCGGGGTTCCAGGCCGCGCGGTTCCTCGCCGTGAGCGTCGCGGCGTTCGTCGTGAACCTCGCCGTCCTCGAGCTGCTCGTCGCGGGCTTCGACATGGCCGAGGTGCCGGCGCAGGCGATCGCCATCGTCGTCGCCACCCCGTGCAACTTCCTGGGCAACAAGCTCTGGTCCTTCGCGCGCTAG